From a region of the Seleniivibrio woodruffii genome:
- the panC gene encoding pantoate--beta-alanine ligase, producing MKIFNKITDMKAEIKKLKSEGKSVGFVPTMGFLHEGHMSLVRESVSNNDVTVTSIFVNPTQFGPTEDLAAYPRDFERDCAMLDKNGADIIFHPEPSEIYGEGFCTKVELSGITEVLCGISRPVHFAGVATVVTKLFNIVNPDRAYFGSKDYQQLQVIRRMVKDLNMDVEVVGMPIIREADGLAMSSRNVYLGAPERRSALALSGSFKVVEDLLKQGVTDSKTIKEKIAEFILSHPHTRIDYIETVHPESLVSVDSAEADFVVALAVYVGKARLIDNRYFEVNHA from the coding sequence ATGAAAATATTTAATAAAATAACTGATATGAAAGCTGAAATAAAGAAATTAAAATCCGAAGGCAAGTCTGTGGGCTTTGTTCCCACCATGGGGTTTCTTCACGAAGGCCACATGAGTCTGGTGCGTGAGTCTGTGAGCAATAACGACGTGACGGTCACCAGTATATTTGTTAACCCTACTCAGTTCGGTCCAACGGAAGACCTCGCGGCTTATCCGAGAGATTTTGAGCGTGACTGTGCCATGCTCGACAAGAATGGTGCGGACATTATTTTCCATCCCGAACCCTCAGAGATTTACGGAGAGGGCTTCTGCACAAAGGTTGAGCTTTCAGGAATAACCGAGGTGCTTTGCGGAATCTCCCGTCCTGTGCATTTTGCAGGTGTTGCAACAGTCGTCACAAAGCTGTTCAACATAGTGAACCCCGACAGAGCCTATTTCGGCTCAAAGGATTATCAGCAGCTTCAGGTTATCAGACGCATGGTGAAAGATCTGAACATGGATGTTGAGGTCGTTGGAATGCCTATCATCCGTGAGGCGGACGGGCTGGCCATGAGCTCCAGAAACGTTTATCTGGGTGCACCGGAACGCAGGTCTGCTCTGGCTCTCAGCGGCAGTTTCAAGGTTGTTGAAGACCTGCTTAAGCAGGGCGTCACCGACTCGAAAACAATTAAGGAAAAAATTGCGGAGTTCATCCTGAGCCATCCGCATACAAGAATAGATTACATCGAAACAGTGCACCCCGAGTCACTTGTTTCGGTGGACAGCGCAGAGGCGGATTTCGTTGTTGCGCTGGCTGTATATGTTGGTAAAGCAAGATTGATAGATAACAGATATTTTGAGGTGAACCATGCTTAG
- the panD gene encoding aspartate 1-decarboxylase, translated as MLREMFKSKIHRATVTDADLHYEGSIGIDLDLMEAAGIREYEKVDIWNITNGERFQTYAIEGRRGSGEICLNGAAARKVHVGDMVIIATFAMFDEKELENFKPTVVQVDANNRIIQKTDALV; from the coding sequence ATGCTTAGAGAGATGTTCAAATCAAAGATTCACAGAGCCACCGTCACAGATGCAGACCTTCACTATGAAGGCAGTATAGGCATCGACCTCGACCTTATGGAGGCCGCAGGCATCAGAGAATATGAAAAGGTCGACATCTGGAACATAACCAACGGCGAGCGTTTTCAGACCTATGCCATCGAAGGCAGAAGGGGAAGCGGCGAAATATGCCTTAACGGCGCAGCGGCACGAAAAGTGCACGTAGGCGATATGGTCATTATAGCCACATTTGCCATGTTCGACGAAAAAGAGCTTGAAAACTTCAAACCCACTGTGGTTCAGGTTGACGCAAACAACAGGATTATCCAGAAAACCGACGCTTTAGTATAA
- a CDS encoding chemotaxis protein CheW, with product MSEYKQYVRLLLAEDKYGIDIMDIEEILRMVDITTVPKAPSFVEGIINLRGRVIPIVDLRKKLGLFAGEFTGATRIIVVNLSGRKIGFVVDNVEDVLRVSSDVVDKAPSASTGADTKYVQGVAKTEQGMVIILDVHKIFTGNESSALNMF from the coding sequence ATGTCTGAGTATAAACAGTATGTCCGTTTATTGCTTGCTGAAGACAAATACGGCATAGATATCATGGATATAGAAGAGATTTTGAGAATGGTCGACATAACCACCGTTCCCAAGGCTCCTTCGTTTGTTGAGGGGATCATAAACCTGAGAGGGAGGGTAATCCCTATTGTTGACCTCAGAAAGAAACTTGGGCTGTTTGCAGGCGAGTTTACGGGCGCTACCCGTATAATCGTTGTTAACCTAAGCGGCCGAAAGATAGGCTTTGTGGTTGATAATGTTGAGGATGTTCTGCGTGTCAGCAGTGATGTCGTCGACAAGGCTCCCAGCGCATCAACAGGTGCGGATACAAAATATGTACAGGGCGTTGCCAAAACCGAGCAGGGAATGGTCATTATTCTTGACGTGCATAAGATATTCACCGGTAATGAATCATCAGCTCTGAATATGTTCTAA
- the recG gene encoding ATP-dependent DNA helicase RecG produces MANDRGRLLRLLADIKDNTADYFKNPRKYLDALKDITTRSGFDSAGFVFKDSYERKELEAILAELTLLTQAATTTEEFKTVDIRSLPRIGKKMAESLDKQGIRTVEDMFYHFPYRYEYIGETLSGKKALTGVFKTGGIMLTKNRKRLYKAVFQADFGQFAAVWFHFSAKFPAGVLKEGEKYTLYGQSGTFGGLDSIVHPQFIKESEMGEIMPVYTLPKTVAQKVYHAAVKAALERYLGLVPDYLPARYETRYKYPSAKESLKLIHNPDTPYELSALSDRSHPAYQRFIYEELFYLQMGLLYKKKAYTRQEGIRFDIKMEYLEWIKKLLPFKFTHAQKKVMAEIFNDMSATGQMNRLVQGDVGSGKTIVAFTAGLVAVKNGWQVAVIAPTEVLARQHMANLVKLIQGTDVTAALLTGSMTNAEKKRTKEMIAAGHMDFVVGTHAVIQENADFMRLGLAIIDEQHRFGVEQRKTLIEKGYMPDILLMTATPIPRTLALSFYGDLDISIIDEMPPGRTPIITKHSNKIEDAHRLIADEIAKGHGAYVIYPLIDTSEKLDLKAATDEYEKLCEIFGEANVGLLHGRMKHEQKQALMDAFKAGTIKILVSTTVVEVGVDVPQATVMVIENSERFGLSQLHQLRGRVGRSHRQSYCMLITGKEVSEEGRERINAMCRHADGFRLSEIDLEMRGPGDFFGTRQSGLPEFQFSNIVRDVKVLQAARNDAAEVLAEDPSLSMPKNAVIKQVLAKKWKKELEYIDIA; encoded by the coding sequence ATGGCAAACGACAGAGGACGACTTTTAAGACTGCTTGCAGATATTAAAGACAATACGGCGGACTATTTCAAAAATCCCCGTAAATATCTGGATGCATTGAAAGATATCACCACCCGCAGCGGTTTTGACTCTGCGGGTTTTGTTTTTAAGGACAGCTACGAGCGAAAAGAGCTTGAGGCTATTCTGGCTGAGCTCACACTGCTTACTCAGGCTGCCACCACCACCGAAGAGTTCAAAACGGTGGACATCCGCAGTCTGCCCCGCATCGGCAAGAAGATGGCGGAATCTCTGGATAAACAGGGCATCCGCACCGTCGAGGATATGTTCTATCATTTTCCCTACAGATACGAATACATTGGCGAAACACTCAGCGGCAAGAAGGCTCTGACAGGAGTTTTCAAAACCGGCGGCATCATGCTGACAAAGAACCGCAAAAGGCTTTATAAGGCCGTGTTTCAGGCTGATTTCGGTCAGTTTGCGGCGGTATGGTTTCATTTTTCGGCAAAATTTCCCGCCGGAGTGCTGAAAGAGGGCGAAAAATACACTCTTTACGGTCAGTCGGGCACTTTCGGCGGACTGGATTCCATTGTCCATCCGCAGTTCATCAAAGAGAGCGAGATGGGCGAGATAATGCCTGTCTACACTCTGCCCAAAACCGTTGCGCAGAAGGTCTATCATGCGGCTGTGAAGGCGGCTCTGGAGAGATATCTGGGGCTTGTGCCGGATTATCTGCCCGCCAGATACGAAACCAGATACAAATATCCTTCGGCGAAGGAATCGCTGAAGCTGATACATAACCCGGACACACCCTATGAGCTTTCGGCACTGTCAGACAGAAGCCATCCGGCATATCAGAGATTCATCTACGAAGAACTTTTCTATCTCCAGATGGGGCTTCTATACAAAAAGAAGGCTTACACCCGTCAGGAGGGCATCCGTTTCGATATCAAAATGGAATATCTTGAATGGATAAAAAAACTGCTGCCGTTCAAGTTCACCCATGCACAGAAGAAGGTAATGGCCGAAATATTTAACGATATGTCCGCCACCGGACAGATGAACAGGCTGGTTCAGGGGGATGTGGGAAGCGGAAAGACCATCGTTGCTTTCACGGCGGGGCTTGTTGCCGTCAAAAACGGCTGGCAGGTGGCCGTAATCGCCCCTACGGAGGTTCTGGCGCGCCAGCATATGGCTAACCTTGTTAAGCTGATTCAGGGCACTGATGTCACTGCTGCGCTTCTGACAGGTTCTATGACCAACGCTGAGAAAAAACGGACAAAAGAGATGATAGCCGCAGGGCACATGGATTTTGTGGTGGGCACTCATGCGGTGATTCAGGAGAATGCCGATTTCATGAGGCTTGGGCTTGCCATCATCGACGAACAGCACCGCTTCGGTGTTGAACAGCGGAAAACGCTGATAGAGAAGGGCTATATGCCCGATATCCTGCTTATGACAGCCACGCCGATACCCAGAACTCTGGCTCTGTCGTTCTACGGCGACCTTGATATCAGCATAATAGACGAGATGCCTCCGGGCAGAACACCCATAATAACAAAACACAGCAATAAGATAGAGGATGCGCACAGGCTCATTGCGGACGAGATTGCAAAGGGGCATGGTGCCTATGTGATATATCCGCTGATAGATACAAGCGAAAAACTGGATCTGAAAGCGGCAACGGATGAATATGAGAAGCTCTGCGAAATATTCGGCGAGGCAAACGTGGGGCTGCTCCACGGGCGGATGAAGCACGAACAGAAGCAGGCGCTCATGGACGCTTTCAAGGCCGGAACCATAAAGATTCTGGTATCAACAACCGTGGTTGAGGTTGGTGTGGACGTTCCGCAGGCAACAGTCATGGTCATTGAAAACTCCGAGCGGTTCGGTCTTTCGCAGCTGCATCAGCTGAGAGGACGGGTTGGCAGAAGCCACAGGCAGTCGTATTGCATGCTCATAACCGGAAAAGAGGTTTCCGAGGAGGGCAGGGAACGCATAAACGCCATGTGCAGGCATGCCGACGGTTTCCGCCTGAGCGAGATCGATCTGGAGATGCGAGGCCCAGGCGATTTCTTCGGAACAAGGCAGTCAGGCCTTCCGGAGTTTCAGTTTTCAAACATTGTAAGAGACGTTAAAGTGTTGCAGGCGGCGAGAAACGATGCCGCAGAGGTGCTGGCGGAAGACCCGTCGCTGTCCATGCCGAAAAATGCTGTAATAAAACAGGTTTTAGCGAAAAAGTGGAAAAAGGAACTAGAGTATATAGATATTGCCTGA
- a CDS encoding SWIM zinc finger family protein, translating into MQLIKLTEEQLKNICSGINLQRAENYVGKFQNCSIDGAIVKGTIKGNHGDYEVTLDLSTDPIGYKCCCENSKEHFCKHAAALGLTYIYTPWVFASKVKMDRKKLQTTNEIQFFVKTTPLKDLLDELKKADVSLSTLAELTGISVQQISVMVKEDSTGRHHALTDPLKMSCLFLLEKYA; encoded by the coding sequence ATGCAGCTAATTAAACTTACTGAAGAACAGCTCAAAAACATCTGCTCCGGCATCAACCTGCAGAGAGCGGAAAACTATGTCGGGAAATTCCAGAACTGCTCCATTGACGGTGCCATCGTCAAAGGCACAATCAAAGGCAACCACGGTGACTATGAGGTCACACTTGACCTTTCAACCGATCCCATCGGCTACAAATGCTGCTGTGAAAACTCGAAAGAACACTTCTGCAAGCATGCCGCCGCTCTGGGTCTTACCTACATCTACACTCCGTGGGTGTTCGCCAGCAAAGTTAAGATGGATAGAAAAAAGCTCCAGACCACAAACGAGATACAGTTTTTTGTAAAGACAACCCCCCTAAAAGACCTTCTGGACGAGCTTAAGAAAGCTGACGTTTCGCTTTCGACCCTCGCCGAGCTGACGGGAATCTCCGTTCAGCAGATATCAGTTATGGTCAAAGAGGACTCGACGGGAAGGCATCACGCCCTCACAGATCCATTGAAGATGTCGTGCCTTTTCCTTCTGGAAAAATATGCATAA
- a CDS encoding VF530 family DNA-binding protein: MTETTKKKDPFHGITLEMIVTRLMKHYGWEKLGELITIKCFMKNQSIPSCLKFLRQTPWARAKVEELYLATEFTDEEPVKVKKVKSDAEEA; encoded by the coding sequence ATGACTGAAACTACTAAGAAAAAAGACCCTTTTCACGGAATCACACTGGAAATGATCGTAACCAGACTGATGAAGCATTACGGTTGGGAAAAACTGGGGGAGCTGATAACCATCAAATGCTTCATGAAAAATCAGAGCATTCCGTCCTGCCTTAAATTTCTCCGGCAGACCCCCTGGGCGAGAGCAAAAGTCGAGGAACTTTATCTGGCTACAGAGTTCACCGATGAGGAACCCGTTAAGGTTAAGAAGGTTAAGTCCGATGCAGAAGAGGCTTAG
- the carB gene encoding carbamoyl-phosphate synthase large subunit has protein sequence MAKRTDIKSIMIIGSGPIVIGQACEFDYSGTQAVKALKEEGYRVILINSNPATIMTDPEIADATYIEPLNVEMAEKIIAKERPDAILPTVGGQTALNLAKDLHAAGVLEKYNVELIGAKIEAIDKAEDRELFKQAMKKIGLTLPESYVVNTYQDALDCIDKIGFPAIIRPSFTLGGTGGNVAYNMEEYKEYVEWGLEASPVTEILVEESVLGWKEYELEVMRDLNDNVVIICSIENIDAMGVHTGDSITVAPAQTLTDKEYQVMRNAALAVIREIGVDTGGSNVQFAVDPKTGKQIIIEMNPRVSRSSALASKATGFPIAKIAAKLAVGYTLDELKNDITLKTPASFEPTIDYCVTKFPRFTFEKFPGADNTLTTQMKSVGEAMSIGRTFKESMQKAISSLEIGKSGFDEVYSDEERMTETAIENIKSLLRRPTAERMWYVGEAFRAGFSVQEVHELCFIDPWFLDNIKQIIDFEEVLKKYSITSIDDATFLKAKQMGFSDKRLAKLMKCTELQVWEKTRGKAVYKRVDTCGAEFESFTPYLYSTYEKECEAEPTDKKKIMILGGGPNRIGQGIEFDYCCVHASFALEEMGFETIMVNCNPETVSTDYDTSDRLYFEPLTREHVLNIVEKEKPFGVIVQFGGQTPLKLAVPLEKAGVPILGTSPDSIDIAEDRERFKDLITRLNIKQPPNGIAKTAEEAYKIAEEIGYPVVVRPSYVLGGRAMEIVYDTESLQSYMVHAVQASDEHPVLIDKYLQHATEVDVDSISDGEITVIGSIMQHIEEAGVHSGDSACSIPSRTINDKVRAQLLEHTRNIAKELKVIGLMNIQYAIKDDEIYMLEVNPRASRTIPYVSKTIGVPLAKMAAKVMAGAKLKDLGFTKEVDITYFTVKESVFPFVKFPGTDLVLGPEMKSTGEVMGIDSHFGSAFYKAQIAAGNKLPKKGNVFISVKDSVKDEILGVAKELVKIGFKLVSTAGTYGFLKENGLEVEKLAKVHEGVRPNVIDKIKNGEIAFVINIPESKKSRLDSESIRRTILSYSVPYVTTVEAAKACVVAIEAGQKGLTVTPIQDYYKRG, from the coding sequence TTGGCTAAGAGAACAGACATTAAGTCTATCATGATAATAGGTTCCGGACCTATCGTCATCGGACAGGCATGCGAATTCGACTATTCGGGAACTCAGGCTGTTAAAGCACTGAAAGAAGAGGGATACAGAGTTATTCTCATCAACTCAAACCCTGCAACAATCATGACAGATCCCGAGATAGCCGATGCTACATACATCGAACCCCTTAACGTGGAAATGGCGGAAAAGATAATCGCAAAGGAACGTCCCGATGCGATACTGCCCACTGTCGGCGGTCAGACTGCGCTTAACCTCGCAAAAGACCTTCATGCGGCAGGCGTTCTGGAAAAATACAACGTTGAACTCATCGGTGCAAAGATAGAAGCCATCGACAAAGCGGAGGACAGAGAGCTTTTCAAGCAGGCCATGAAGAAAATAGGCCTCACTCTGCCTGAAAGCTACGTTGTAAACACCTATCAGGATGCCCTTGACTGCATCGATAAAATCGGCTTCCCCGCAATCATCCGCCCCTCGTTCACCCTTGGCGGAACAGGCGGAAACGTCGCCTACAACATGGAAGAATACAAAGAATATGTGGAGTGGGGGCTTGAGGCCTCACCCGTAACCGAGATCCTCGTTGAGGAATCAGTGCTCGGATGGAAAGAGTACGAGCTTGAGGTCATGCGTGACCTTAACGACAACGTTGTCATCATCTGCTCCATCGAAAACATAGATGCAATGGGCGTTCACACAGGCGACAGCATCACTGTTGCACCTGCGCAGACTCTCACCGACAAAGAATATCAGGTCATGCGTAACGCCGCACTGGCGGTTATCCGTGAGATAGGCGTTGATACAGGCGGTTCGAACGTTCAGTTCGCCGTTGACCCCAAAACAGGCAAGCAGATAATCATCGAGATGAACCCCAGAGTTTCCAGAAGCTCCGCTCTTGCATCAAAAGCAACAGGATTCCCCATCGCAAAAATTGCGGCTAAACTGGCTGTGGGCTACACTCTTGACGAGCTTAAAAACGACATCACGCTCAAGACCCCTGCGTCTTTCGAGCCTACTATAGACTACTGCGTAACAAAGTTTCCCAGATTTACATTCGAGAAATTCCCCGGAGCGGATAACACCCTGACAACTCAGATGAAATCCGTAGGCGAGGCAATGTCTATCGGCAGAACCTTCAAAGAGTCAATGCAGAAAGCCATCAGCTCTCTGGAGATAGGTAAATCGGGCTTTGACGAAGTTTACTCCGACGAAGAGAGAATGACCGAAACTGCCATCGAAAACATAAAATCACTGCTCAGACGCCCTACGGCAGAGCGTATGTGGTATGTTGGCGAGGCTTTCAGAGCGGGCTTCTCCGTTCAGGAAGTCCACGAGCTTTGCTTCATCGATCCGTGGTTCCTCGACAACATCAAACAGATAATAGATTTCGAAGAAGTTCTTAAGAAATATTCAATCACATCAATAGATGATGCGACATTCCTTAAAGCAAAGCAGATGGGATTCAGTGATAAACGTCTGGCAAAACTCATGAAATGCACTGAACTTCAGGTCTGGGAAAAGACCAGAGGCAAGGCTGTCTACAAGCGTGTGGATACCTGCGGCGCAGAGTTTGAGTCGTTTACTCCCTATCTTTACAGCACATATGAAAAAGAGTGCGAGGCTGAACCCACCGATAAGAAGAAAATAATGATCCTCGGCGGCGGTCCCAACCGTATCGGTCAGGGTATTGAGTTCGACTACTGCTGTGTCCACGCATCCTTCGCCCTTGAGGAGATGGGATTCGAGACCATCATGGTCAACTGTAACCCCGAAACGGTTTCAACCGACTACGACACCTCCGACAGACTCTATTTCGAACCCCTCACAAGGGAACACGTTCTCAATATAGTTGAAAAGGAGAAACCCTTCGGCGTTATCGTTCAGTTCGGCGGTCAGACACCTCTGAAACTGGCTGTACCCCTTGAAAAAGCGGGAGTGCCTATTCTGGGTACGTCACCCGACAGCATCGACATTGCAGAGGACAGAGAGCGTTTTAAAGACCTCATAACCAGACTGAATATCAAACAGCCGCCCAACGGCATCGCAAAGACAGCCGAAGAGGCCTATAAAATTGCCGAGGAGATCGGCTATCCCGTGGTTGTGCGCCCCTCATACGTTCTTGGCGGACGTGCCATGGAGATAGTGTACGACACGGAATCACTGCAAAGCTATATGGTTCACGCTGTTCAGGCCAGCGATGAGCACCCAGTGCTTATTGACAAATACCTTCAGCATGCAACCGAGGTGGACGTTGACTCCATCAGCGACGGCGAAATAACCGTTATAGGCTCAATCATGCAGCATATCGAAGAGGCGGGAGTTCACTCCGGCGACTCTGCATGCTCAATCCCTTCCAGAACCATCAACGACAAGGTTCGTGCTCAGCTTCTGGAACACACAAGAAACATCGCAAAAGAGCTGAAGGTCATCGGTCTGATGAACATTCAGTATGCAATCAAAGACGACGAAATATACATGCTTGAGGTAAACCCCAGAGCATCCAGAACAATTCCCTATGTAAGCAAGACAATAGGCGTTCCCCTTGCAAAAATGGCCGCAAAGGTCATGGCTGGTGCGAAGCTGAAAGACCTCGGATTCACAAAAGAGGTGGATATAACCTACTTTACAGTTAAAGAGTCCGTGTTCCCCTTCGTAAAATTCCCCGGAACAGACCTCGTTCTCGGACCCGAGATGAAGTCGACAGGGGAGGTAATGGGTATCGATTCTCACTTCGGCAGTGCTTTCTACAAGGCTCAGATAGCCGCCGGAAACAAACTGCCCAAGAAAGGAAACGTGTTCATCAGCGTTAAAGATTCCGTTAAAGACGAAATACTCGGCGTTGCGAAAGAGCTTGTTAAAATTGGCTTCAAACTCGTATCCACAGCAGGAACCTATGGATTTCTGAAAGAGAACGGGCTTGAGGTAGAAAAACTTGCTAAAGTACATGAAGGTGTCCGCCCCAACGTTATCGACAAGATAAAGAACGGCGAGATCGCCTTTGTAATCAATATCCCCGAGAGTAAAAAGTCCAGACTGGACAGCGAATCCATCAGAAGGACAATACTCAGCTACAGCGTGCCCTACGTTACCACCGTTGAAGCGGCGAAGGCATGCGTTGTGGCCATTGAGGCCGGACAGAAAGGCCTCACCGTTACGCCCATTCAGGATTACTACAAAAGAGGATAG
- a CDS encoding dihydroorotate dehydrogenase electron transfer subunit — translation MKGKVVKNQRLNDKYFFLEIKSEEFVTQAHVGQFLMIKPGSQEYTHDPLLRRPLGVADVHDGKFNLVYMVVGKGTKLLSEFHEGGMIEFSAPLGNSFTLLENKRVALVAGGIGIAPVFWLAKTLKNRGCVVDLYYGGRTVDDVVLLEELKENTDHLIVTTDDGSAGIKGFVTLPFKENVETYDMVYACGPKPMLKTVSEICVNAEVPVEVSLDERMACGLGACLGCIIYLREGDEIVQKRCCVEGPVFDGAKIAWDKLS, via the coding sequence ATGAAAGGAAAAGTGGTTAAAAACCAGAGACTTAACGATAAATACTTTTTCCTTGAAATAAAATCGGAGGAGTTTGTTACTCAGGCGCATGTCGGTCAGTTTCTCATGATCAAACCCGGCAGTCAGGAGTATACCCACGATCCGCTTCTGCGCCGCCCGCTGGGTGTCGCAGATGTTCACGACGGCAAGTTCAACCTTGTCTATATGGTTGTGGGCAAAGGAACAAAACTCCTCAGCGAGTTCCACGAAGGGGGCATGATAGAGTTCTCCGCACCGCTGGGCAACAGCTTCACTCTGCTTGAGAACAAACGTGTGGCTCTGGTTGCAGGCGGAATAGGGATAGCCCCTGTTTTCTGGCTCGCAAAAACCCTCAAAAACCGTGGTTGTGTTGTCGACCTTTACTACGGCGGCCGTACTGTTGACGATGTTGTCCTGCTTGAAGAGCTTAAGGAGAACACCGATCACCTTATCGTGACAACAGACGACGGCTCTGCGGGAATCAAAGGGTTTGTTACACTGCCTTTCAAAGAAAACGTCGAAACGTATGACATGGTCTATGCTTGCGGCCCTAAGCCCATGCTTAAAACCGTCAGTGAAATATGCGTTAATGCTGAAGTACCTGTTGAGGTTTCCCTCGACGAGCGCATGGCCTGCGGACTTGGCGCATGCCTCGGCTGTATCATCTATCTGAGAGAGGGTGATGAGATAGTTCAGAAAAGATGCTGTGTGGAAGGCCCCGTTTTTGACGGAGCCAAAATCGCTTGGGACAAATTAAGTTAA
- a CDS encoding dihydroorotate dehydrogenase, with translation MSDRLKTTFCGIEFKNPVITASGTFGYGLEYAKYIDISKLGGISVKGISLKEVQGNPMPRIMETTSGMLNAIGLQNVGVERFITEKLPELRKHDTKIIVNFWGKTIEEYVEVARILDEADVDMLEMNISCPNIKEGGIAFGTDPKMTHEVTYNVKKVLKNKPLMVKLSPNVTNIKVYAQACEQAGADAISAINTLLGMSVNIHNRKPNIYNITGGLSGPAIKPVAIRMVHETFRTVKIPIMGIGGIIDWKDVVEFGLVGASAVQVGTANFIDPEIPLKIISDLDKYMAENNIGNFSELTGTVNLDR, from the coding sequence ATGTCTGACAGACTGAAAACCACCTTTTGCGGAATAGAGTTCAAGAACCCGGTGATAACCGCCAGCGGAACTTTCGGCTATGGACTTGAATACGCAAAATACATAGATATCAGCAAATTAGGCGGAATCTCAGTTAAGGGTATCTCCCTTAAAGAGGTTCAGGGCAACCCCATGCCCAGAATAATGGAGACCACCTCCGGCATGCTGAACGCAATCGGCCTTCAGAATGTCGGTGTGGAGCGTTTCATCACGGAAAAACTGCCTGAGCTGCGCAAGCACGACACAAAGATAATCGTAAATTTCTGGGGCAAAACTATTGAAGAATATGTTGAAGTTGCCAGAATCCTTGACGAGGCGGACGTGGATATGCTTGAAATGAACATATCCTGCCCTAACATCAAAGAGGGCGGCATCGCTTTCGGAACAGACCCCAAAATGACCCATGAGGTCACATACAACGTTAAGAAAGTTCTTAAGAATAAACCTCTGATGGTAAAGCTTTCTCCTAATGTGACAAACATTAAGGTATATGCTCAGGCCTGTGAACAGGCGGGTGCGGATGCCATCAGCGCTATAAACACTCTGCTTGGAATGTCGGTTAACATCCATAACAGAAAGCCTAATATCTACAACATCACCGGCGGGCTTTCAGGTCCTGCCATTAAACCAGTGGCCATCCGTATGGTTCACGAGACTTTCCGCACGGTCAAAATTCCGATAATGGGTATCGGCGGTATAATTGACTGGAAAGACGTTGTTGAGTTCGGTCTGGTGGGTGCGTCTGCGGTGCAGGTTGGCACGGCAAACTTCATTGATCCCGAAATTCCTCTTAAGATAATCAGCGATCTTGATAAGTATATGGCTGAGAATAATATAGGTAATTTCAGCGAACTGACCGGAACGGTCAATCTGGACAGATAA